The following proteins come from a genomic window of Acinetobacter sp. SAAs474:
- a CDS encoding DUF927 domain-containing protein, translated as MLNHDTPQRITPDQIIADCVELMPQDAQYLQNSIIQRFGSPLKPICINPYTIEINGADYEQPLILPIYNGRLELIQYAVLNDGKRVEFTEGSIAKGFAYYGELQTDKPIIITHHLEAFFKIAQTSYAVVLVVLPHLCNVTKNELKPFDFEQIQYVINQLSKAGYTELYMPVRAEHIQLEPFQQLEQNTAVRLINQSMEVEANLFHTDLSQYEAVEEITAFIDEAVELLPKKEILPKGHLAKPFRYGDGVFHLLKDGLYYIEQSKDNEYKQYISSPIHVLAQTRDSSSNAWGRLLEWHDADGVKHTQALSMEFFQSDGVELRKDLANQGVVIAPSGKARNLLQSYLMSYPTAKRALCVERAGWHDDVYVLPNKQIGQHKKSDLVVYQTTQGVESSYQNKGTLEQWQNNISMPIASHSKLVVAMCSAFAGQLLTPLEQQIGAGIHFKGQSSKGKTTALYVACSVWGNPERHHKTWRSTGNALEHTAYSYNDSFLGLDEIGEISNPKELGNIVYMLANGKGKARLTKQITARAPYKWKLIFMSTGEKSLKEIMQESGQKTKLGQEVRLIDIDVDQSEYGLFDQIDFAEDGAKQSRQLVEHSNQFYGVAGMVWLDYLTSHKDKVMAQAKQLLEQYNLELIADIQQGHISRVANTFALLAVAGELATQAGITGWKAGTAFDAVKTVFNTWVNGFEYVGDYQNREYILTVKAFLEAYESSRFEAITPDIESIEKIINRVGYWKIEKGEKLFIVLPEQFKNEVCKGHDSKKVANALLIEKLLEHDTGKTSKTVRVPARKNALKAYVVKEAIFSWE; from the coding sequence ATGCTTAATCACGACACCCCTCAAAGAATAACACCCGATCAGATTATAGCTGATTGTGTGGAGTTGATGCCACAAGATGCACAGTATTTACAGAATTCTATTATTCAGCGTTTTGGCAGTCCTTTAAAGCCGATCTGTATTAATCCATATACTATTGAAATAAACGGTGCAGACTACGAACAACCGTTAATTCTACCGATCTATAACGGACGTTTAGAGCTGATTCAATACGCCGTGTTAAATGATGGTAAACGTGTTGAGTTTACAGAGGGAAGCATAGCTAAGGGCTTTGCTTACTATGGTGAATTGCAGACAGATAAGCCGATTATTATTACTCATCACCTAGAGGCATTCTTTAAGATTGCTCAGACTAGTTATGCCGTTGTATTAGTGGTTTTGCCACACTTATGTAATGTCACTAAAAATGAACTCAAGCCTTTTGATTTTGAACAAATTCAGTATGTGATTAATCAGTTATCAAAGGCAGGCTATACAGAGTTATATATGCCGGTGAGAGCCGAACATATACAGCTTGAGCCATTCCAGCAGCTTGAACAAAACACGGCTGTGAGATTGATTAATCAAAGTATGGAAGTTGAGGCCAATCTTTTTCACACTGATTTATCACAATATGAAGCAGTTGAAGAAATCACGGCGTTTATTGATGAAGCAGTAGAGCTACTTCCTAAAAAAGAGATATTGCCTAAAGGTCATTTAGCTAAGCCTTTCCGTTATGGTGATGGTGTATTTCATCTTTTAAAGGATGGCTTGTATTACATTGAGCAGTCAAAAGACAACGAATATAAGCAATATATCTCAAGTCCTATTCATGTATTGGCACAAACGAGAGATTCATCAAGTAATGCATGGGGACGCTTATTAGAATGGCACGATGCCGATGGCGTTAAACATACTCAAGCTTTATCTATGGAGTTTTTTCAATCCGATGGTGTAGAGCTTAGAAAAGATTTAGCCAATCAAGGCGTGGTAATTGCTCCCAGTGGTAAAGCACGAAACTTACTACAAAGCTACTTAATGAGTTACCCGACTGCTAAACGTGCTTTATGTGTGGAACGTGCTGGATGGCATGATGATGTTTATGTATTACCGAATAAGCAGATCGGACAGCATAAAAAGAGTGATTTAGTTGTATATCAAACTACACAGGGAGTTGAGAGTAGCTACCAAAACAAAGGAACACTTGAGCAATGGCAAAACAATATTTCTATGCCTATTGCTAGTCATTCTAAGTTGGTCGTGGCTATGTGTTCAGCTTTTGCAGGGCAATTGCTTACACCATTGGAACAACAGATAGGTGCAGGCATACACTTTAAAGGGCAATCATCTAAAGGTAAAACTACTGCTTTATATGTCGCTTGTAGTGTATGGGGTAATCCTGAAAGGCATCATAAAACATGGCGTTCAACTGGTAATGCATTAGAGCATACAGCCTATAGCTATAATGACAGTTTTTTAGGTTTAGACGAGATCGGGGAAATATCAAACCCTAAAGAGCTTGGCAATATTGTTTATATGCTTGCAAATGGTAAAGGTAAAGCACGTTTAACAAAGCAAATTACAGCTAGAGCGCCGTATAAATGGAAACTTATTTTTATGTCTACTGGTGAGAAAAGCTTAAAAGAAATTATGCAAGAAAGCGGACAAAAAACTAAATTAGGACAAGAGGTTCGATTAATTGATATTGATGTTGACCAGTCAGAATATGGTTTATTCGATCAAATTGATTTTGCTGAAGATGGTGCAAAACAATCAAGACAGCTTGTAGAGCATTCTAATCAGTTCTATGGCGTTGCAGGCATGGTATGGCTAGATTATCTAACCAGTCATAAAGATAAGGTAATGGCACAGGCTAAACAGCTATTAGAGCAATATAACCTTGAGTTGATTGCAGACATACAGCAAGGACATATAAGCCGTGTAGCCAATACTTTTGCTTTGCTTGCCGTTGCAGGCGAACTAGCTACCCAAGCAGGGATAACAGGATGGAAAGCAGGCACGGCGTTTGATGCTGTAAAAACTGTTTTTAATACTTGGGTCAATGGGTTTGAGTATGTCGGAGATTATCAGAACCGAGAATATATTTTAACGGTTAAGGCATTTTTAGAAGCGTATGAATCTAGCCGATTTGAAGCAATTACCCCCGATATTGAAAGTATCGAGAAAATCATTAATCGAGTGGGCTACTGGAAAATAGAGAAAGGTGAAAAATTATTTATTGTGTTACCTGAGCAATTTAAAAATGAAGTATGCAAAGGACACGATAGTAAAAAAGTAGCCAATGCCCTACTCATTGAAAAGCTATTAGAGCATGACACAGGTAAGACCAGTAAAACTGTAAGAGTACCAGCTAGAAAAAATGCACTTAAAGCTTATGTGGTAAAAGAAGCTATTTTTAGCTGGGAATAG